Proteins encoded within one genomic window of Theobroma cacao cultivar B97-61/B2 chromosome 7, Criollo_cocoa_genome_V2, whole genome shotgun sequence:
- the LOC18593614 gene encoding eukaryotic peptide chain release factor GTP-binding subunit, with amino-acid sequence MKTRVDKSTCPWWNGPCPFEALDSAEVPLRDPKGPFRMPIIDKFKDMGTVVMGKVESGSVREGDSSLVMPNKAQVKVLAVYCDENKVRCAGPGESLRVRLSGIEEEDILSGFILSSVVKPIAAVTEFTAQL; translated from the exons ATGAAAACAAGAGTAGATAAGAGTACATGTCCTTGGTGGAATGGTCCCTGCCCATTTGAAGCCCTCGATTCTGCTGAAGTTCCTCTCAGAGATCCAAAAGGTCCATTTAG GATGCCTATAATTGACAAATTCAAAGACATGGGAACTGTTGTTATGGGAAAGGTAGAATCTGGAAGTGTGCGTGAGGGTGATTCATCATTGGTTATGCCAAACAAG GCTCAGGTGAAAGTTCTAGCTGTGTATTGTGATGAAAATAAGGTTAGGTGTGCAGGACCTGGTGAAAGCTTACGGGTTAGATTATCTGGGATTGAAGAAGAGGACATATTATCGGGTTTTATCTTGTCAAGTGTTG TAAAACCGATAGCTGCTGTCACTGAATTTACAGCCCAGCTGTAG
- the LOC18593613 gene encoding probable S-adenosylmethionine-dependent methyltransferase At5g38100: MEESFPMTGGDGPNSYAKNSKRQKGAADKAKSVLVEAIIEKLEVEDTPSIASTFRIADLGCSTGPNTFFSVNTIIEAVTHKYKTKGHTSLPDFQVHFNDHVSNDFNMLFNSLPPGRQYFVSGVPGSFHSRLFPKASLHFVYSAYALQWLSRVPQELSDINSPAYNRGRIFYSNAPNEVGKAYTAQYVMDMERFLAARAKEIVPGGLMALLIPGRPDGTLPAESSIGPFFQPLESCLVDMANEGIINKAKIDSFNLPMYSPSPEELRQLIQKNGSFSIARLESNTDAGSKRLCGAGECRSGLENIIAGHFGSNIVEELFERYAKKIAGCPPLDTGDTSGIGLCIILKRNH, translated from the exons AAAGGAGCAGCAGATAAGGCGAAATCAGTATTAGTTGAAGCAATTATTGAAAAGCTTGAAGTAGAAGATACACCTTCCATTGCAAGCACATTTCGAATTGCCGATTTAGGCTGTTCAACGGGACCTAACACATTCTTTTCCGTGAATACAATTATAGAAGCCGTAACCCACAAGTACAAAACCAAAGGGCATACTAGCCTGCCTGACTTCCAAGTACACTTCAATGATCATGTTTCCAATGATTTCAACATGCTTTTTAACAGTCTTCCTCCAGGCCGTCAGTACTTTGTATCGGGAGTTCCAGGTTCCTTTCATAGCAGATTGTTTCCAAAAGCAAGTCTCCATTTTGTCTACTCTGCCTATGCTCTTCAATGGCTTTCAAGGGTACCGCAGGAGTTAAGTGACATTAATTCACCTGCATATAATCGTGGGaggatattttattcaaatgcaCCAAACGAAGTTGGCAAGGCTTATACAGCTCAGTATGTAATGGACATGGAGCGTTTCTTAGCTGCTCGAGCAAAAGAGATAGTCCCTGGAGGATTAATGGCCCTTCTGATTCCAGGACGCCCAGATGGGACACTTCCAGCAGAATCATCAATCGGCCCCTTCTTCCAGCCCCTGGAATCTTGCCTCGTGGATATGGCAAATGAG ggaataattaataaagcTAAAATCGATTCATTCAACTTGCCTATGTACAGCCCATCCCCTGAAGAGCTAAGACAACTCATACAGAAAAATGGGAGTTTTAGCATAGCGAGATTGGAAAGCAACACAGATGCGGGGAGCAAACGGTTGTGTGGAGCAGGTGAGTGTAGATCTGGGTTAGAGAACATCATCGCAGGACACTTTGGGAGTAATATAGTAGAAGAATTATTTGAGCGATACGCCAAGAAAATTGCAGGATGCCCTCCCCTTGACACTGGTGACACAAGTGGAATTGGATTATGCATCATCCTCAAACGCAACCACTGA